One stretch of Streptomyces sp. A2-16 DNA includes these proteins:
- a CDS encoding alpha/beta hydrolase, producing the protein MTVDITIPAFETRSIGVPGGIELNAAVGGEGPAIVLLHGFPQTHLMWRHVAPVLAERHTVVCPDLRGYGASSKPEAAAEDTYSKRTMAADIVGLADALGFDRFALVGHDRGAHVAFRAGLDHPDRVSHLGILDIVPTPDTWNVLHGVSAAVAFHLYLMAQPPGLPEQMIAGSADAFFGHFLDTWSVSSDAIPTDIRAEYLRACRAAVPSIVADYRATATVDIEHDQADLDAGNWLTMPVTVVQQDWGRQLGFDPTAIWRPWADDLQHFTTQAGHFMAEEAPEDVATLILDLVKR; encoded by the coding sequence ATGACAGTGGACATCACCATCCCGGCGTTCGAGACCAGGTCGATCGGTGTGCCCGGCGGCATTGAACTGAACGCGGCGGTGGGCGGAGAAGGCCCGGCCATCGTGCTGCTCCACGGCTTTCCCCAGACCCATCTGATGTGGCGGCACGTCGCTCCCGTACTGGCCGAGCGCCACACCGTGGTCTGCCCCGATCTTCGTGGCTACGGCGCCAGCAGCAAGCCGGAAGCGGCCGCCGAGGACACCTACTCGAAGCGGACGATGGCCGCGGACATCGTCGGCCTGGCCGACGCACTCGGGTTCGACCGGTTCGCGCTGGTCGGGCACGACCGCGGCGCGCATGTCGCTTTCCGGGCCGGACTGGATCACCCGGATCGGGTCAGCCACCTGGGAATCCTGGACATCGTTCCCACTCCGGACACCTGGAACGTGCTCCACGGCGTCAGCGCGGCGGTGGCCTTCCACCTGTATCTGATGGCCCAGCCGCCCGGACTGCCCGAGCAGATGATCGCCGGCAGCGCCGACGCGTTCTTCGGCCACTTCCTCGACACCTGGTCCGTGAGCTCCGACGCGATCCCGACGGACATACGCGCGGAGTACCTTCGTGCATGCCGGGCCGCCGTGCCCTCGATCGTCGCCGACTATCGCGCGACCGCGACGGTCGACATCGAGCACGACCAGGCCGACCTCGACGCGGGAAACTGGCTCACCATGCCGGTGACGGTCGTCCAGCAGGACTGGGGCCGCCAGTTGGGCTTCGACCCCACCGCGATCTGGCGGCCGTGGGCCGACGACCTCCAGCACTTCACCACCCAGGCGGGCCACTTCATGGCCGAGGAGGCCCCGGAGGACGTTGCCACGCTGATCCTTGACTTGGTGAAGCGGTGA
- a CDS encoding helix-turn-helix transcriptional regulator: protein MARQELARYLRDRRAALRPHEIGLAATGTDRRTPGLRREEVAELAHMSVDYYTRLEQARGPRPSARILDALARALRLTPAERSHLFHLAGSTAPPGISAVRRVRPHVARMLERLPETGAIVTDAAYDVVAWNPLARALLGADLGGGTTNLARRRFLGQGRTYESSSAEEFGHIVVARLRRAADRYPHDPQLAALLAELHAGSEEFRQIWEARPVHAPGHRTKTLDHPEAGALRLNCDVLLVPENDQEVVLMTADPGSPAVRALRRLATQAT, encoded by the coding sequence ATGGCGCGGCAGGAGCTGGCCCGCTACCTGCGGGACCGCCGGGCGGCCCTGCGTCCGCACGAGATCGGCCTGGCTGCGACGGGCACCGACCGCCGCACACCGGGTCTGCGCCGCGAAGAGGTGGCGGAGCTCGCCCACATGTCGGTCGACTACTACACGCGGCTGGAGCAGGCCCGGGGGCCGCGGCCATCGGCCCGGATCCTGGACGCGCTGGCCCGCGCGCTCCGGCTCACGCCGGCCGAGCGCAGCCATCTGTTCCACCTGGCGGGTTCGACCGCGCCGCCCGGCATCAGCGCCGTGCGGCGGGTGCGCCCGCACGTGGCCCGGATGCTGGAGCGGCTGCCGGAGACCGGTGCCATCGTCACTGACGCGGCGTACGACGTTGTCGCCTGGAACCCCCTGGCCCGGGCACTGCTCGGCGCCGACCTTGGAGGCGGGACGACGAACCTGGCCCGACGCCGCTTCCTGGGCCAGGGGCGGACGTACGAGAGCTCCAGCGCCGAGGAATTCGGGCACATCGTGGTGGCGCGGCTGCGCCGGGCCGCGGACCGCTACCCGCATGACCCGCAGCTGGCCGCGCTGCTGGCCGAACTGCACGCCGGCAGTGAGGAGTTCCGGCAGATCTGGGAGGCGCGTCCGGTCCACGCTCCCGGGCATCGCACCAAGACCCTGGACCATCCAGAGGCCGGTGCGCTGCGGTTGAACTGCGACGTCCTGCTCGTGCCCGAGAATGACCAGGAGGTTGTCCTGATGACGGCCGACCCCGGATCACCTGCCGTGCGGGCCTTGCGCAGGCTGGCCACGCAGGCGACCTGA
- a CDS encoding MarR family transcriptional regulator, with protein MPNDAELLFADHVGRFYARQYGFPPMAGRLLGHLLVCDPPQQTIDELADALLASRSAITGAVKLLETYGLARRTRTAGERMDRVSLNPDNRQPQNFDAALHQEHAALFREGLALLADAPPERRAPLEEMVALAEFLAERLPRLVDEWYAHRDELRASGRLPTPGAPSDRPTPDNPHGKAARHV; from the coding sequence GTGCCGAATGACGCCGAGCTGCTCTTCGCCGACCACGTGGGCCGTTTCTACGCCCGGCAGTACGGGTTTCCGCCCATGGCGGGACGACTGCTCGGACACCTTCTCGTCTGCGATCCGCCGCAACAGACCATCGACGAACTCGCCGACGCCCTGCTGGCGAGCCGCAGTGCCATCACCGGTGCGGTCAAACTGCTGGAGACCTACGGGCTGGCCCGGCGCACCCGCACGGCCGGTGAACGCATGGACCGGGTGAGCCTGAACCCGGACAACCGCCAGCCGCAGAACTTCGACGCGGCCCTCCACCAGGAACACGCCGCACTCTTCCGAGAAGGGCTGGCCCTCCTCGCCGACGCTCCACCGGAACGCCGCGCGCCGCTCGAGGAGATGGTCGCGTTGGCCGAGTTCCTGGCGGAACGCCTGCCCAGGCTGGTGGACGAGTGGTACGCGCACCGCGACGAACTGCGCGCCTCGGGACGGCTGCCCACTCCGGGCGCCCCATCCGACCGACCCACCCCGGACAACCCCCACGGAAAGGCTGCCCGCCATGTCTGA
- a CDS encoding LysR substrate-binding domain-containing protein, which yields MPEPEGTAEPSLHQLRLFLALGEELHFGRAAARLHIAQPTLSRQIKELEKRLGVPLFSRDSRSVTLTDGGRALMEEARAAVEAMGRLRLRAGQWARTLRAHVVVGTVGAEAAMPYTHAVLKHLRAMHPALTVEIRALGFAEHLARLLSGDIDVAFLRPPVPPGVELLELATEPRIACLPANDPLAQRPQLHLADLGERVFVDVPPEVPRVWWDFWAMDPRPDGTRVRYGPVVSDMEGLLHTVATGQGICFLPAAARELFPRPGVRYVDVVDLSPSISALGWPVEHRDRPAVRAVREAATAAMSAAHWEHTPSP from the coding sequence GTGCCTGAACCGGAGGGAACGGCGGAGCCGAGCCTGCATCAGCTGCGTCTCTTCCTGGCGCTCGGCGAGGAGTTGCACTTCGGCAGGGCCGCCGCGCGGTTGCACATCGCCCAGCCGACGCTGAGCCGCCAGATCAAGGAGCTAGAGAAGCGGCTGGGTGTCCCGCTGTTCTCCCGTGACAGCCGCAGTGTGACGCTCACCGACGGGGGCCGAGCCCTGATGGAAGAGGCGCGGGCGGCGGTGGAGGCGATGGGCCGGCTACGGCTCCGCGCCGGCCAGTGGGCCCGCACACTCCGCGCACACGTGGTGGTGGGTACGGTCGGCGCCGAGGCCGCCATGCCCTACACGCACGCCGTCCTCAAGCACCTGCGCGCGATGCATCCGGCACTCACAGTGGAGATCCGCGCCCTCGGCTTCGCCGAACATCTGGCCCGGTTGCTCTCCGGCGACATCGACGTCGCCTTCCTACGGCCCCCTGTGCCCCCCGGCGTCGAACTGCTGGAGCTGGCCACCGAGCCGCGCATCGCCTGCCTGCCCGCCAACGACCCGCTGGCACAACGGCCCCAGCTCCACCTCGCCGACCTCGGCGAGCGGGTCTTCGTGGACGTACCCCCTGAAGTGCCCCGGGTGTGGTGGGACTTCTGGGCGATGGACCCGCGCCCCGACGGCACGCGGGTACGCTACGGCCCCGTCGTCTCCGACATGGAGGGGCTCCTGCACACGGTCGCCACCGGGCAGGGCATCTGCTTTCTGCCAGCGGCGGCCCGAGAGCTCTTCCCCCGCCCGGGTGTGCGCTACGTCGACGTGGTGGATCTGTCCCCGTCGATCTCCGCCCTCGGCTGGCCGGTCGAACACCGCGACCGCCCTGCCGTGCGGGCCGTACGAGAGGCCGCGACCGCCGCGATGTCCGCTGCCCACTGGGAGCACACCCCGTCCCCGTGA
- a CDS encoding M48 family metalloprotease, which yields MSSPPGAPTAVDVTRALLSSRLPLPTTTRLTLLSLVACAGASFATWWWLVLQRGNWRAAQLGCLPARAGAPDEVLNRFTGCVNDVRLAQSAVVLCGPLALLALALLWRAAGRRLSLWLWRARPDRPDRPDAPTLRPRLDAVLPEATSPRPVLWVRGRRIGVRARASGSRREPWIVADSHVFSLPDAWVEAMFRHELAHLRLRDVGRVRLASAAWWVLLLACTVPMAVSLILTPRPLGTGLLVRLTVILAIVGVSLCAVLQAREHDADLGADAAADAPPGAMADYISAAHAPSRRARLAAALGLATHPTSARRLEVLQDPARTWGLSWFVCLVTGLAAGLLFTDLALLIAALMPWRTQLAYTLAGLLTGWAVAAVVTVGWWRAAAVGHRDASLRRAATAGGALGLGVLVGSQLSGRAAGNWVQDTGTADGLATSLSLTDAPGTQVAALAVLLMAGGALLALWNTSLARALRASVRGPGSAPACAGAVVLAGLLTAVPLGSWFYLARLTAAGADTRWGVFDTPWWVTGSAVTVVGALTPQLAARVRTSVARSRTPVAAQRKAVVRRFPGAGASRRLATLVVAGCLVGAGAGWAAIGGEFSAPVVSRSSGRTATAPPAPRTAGGEDRTVPLGELPDLPPESERTPAMRADRAVVCRALTLEGTAAFADPARRAETAGLLGAVDDPVLRSASRVLLRDPSGPVDLDAVVASVLRCDLFFRYHR from the coding sequence GTGAGCAGCCCCCCGGGCGCCCCCACCGCAGTGGACGTCACCCGAGCCCTTCTGTCCAGCCGGCTTCCCCTGCCGACCACGACCCGTCTGACGCTGCTGAGCCTCGTCGCCTGCGCCGGGGCCTCCTTCGCGACCTGGTGGTGGCTGGTTCTTCAGCGGGGCAACTGGCGGGCCGCCCAGCTCGGTTGTCTGCCTGCCCGGGCCGGTGCACCCGACGAGGTGCTCAACCGGTTCACCGGCTGCGTCAACGACGTACGACTAGCCCAGTCCGCGGTGGTGCTGTGCGGCCCCCTCGCCCTGCTGGCGCTCGCCCTGCTGTGGCGGGCCGCCGGGCGCCGACTGAGCCTGTGGCTGTGGCGGGCCCGGCCCGACAGGCCCGACCGACCCGACGCACCGACACTCCGTCCACGCCTGGACGCCGTACTGCCCGAGGCGACAAGTCCGCGGCCGGTCCTGTGGGTCCGTGGACGGCGCATCGGGGTCAGGGCACGGGCCTCGGGCAGCCGCCGCGAACCGTGGATCGTGGCCGACTCACATGTCTTCAGCCTCCCGGACGCCTGGGTGGAGGCGATGTTCCGGCACGAGCTGGCGCATCTGCGACTGCGGGACGTGGGGCGGGTGCGGCTGGCGAGCGCCGCGTGGTGGGTCCTGCTCCTCGCCTGCACCGTACCCATGGCTGTGTCCCTGATTCTCACTCCCCGTCCCCTGGGGACCGGGCTGCTGGTGCGGTTGACCGTCATCCTGGCGATCGTGGGCGTCAGCCTCTGCGCGGTGCTGCAGGCCCGGGAGCACGACGCCGACCTCGGCGCGGACGCGGCTGCGGACGCCCCTCCGGGTGCGATGGCCGACTACATCAGTGCCGCCCACGCGCCCTCACGCCGTGCGCGGCTTGCGGCCGCTCTGGGGCTGGCCACCCACCCGACCTCCGCCAGGCGCCTCGAAGTGCTCCAAGATCCGGCGCGGACCTGGGGGTTGTCGTGGTTCGTCTGCCTGGTCACCGGCTTGGCCGCGGGGCTGCTGTTCACCGACCTCGCCCTGCTGATCGCCGCGTTGATGCCCTGGCGAACCCAACTCGCCTACACGCTCGCAGGTTTGCTGACCGGCTGGGCCGTGGCCGCGGTGGTGACGGTGGGCTGGTGGCGTGCCGCGGCCGTGGGGCACCGCGACGCCTCCTTACGGCGCGCGGCGACGGCCGGAGGCGCGCTCGGGCTCGGCGTGCTGGTCGGCAGTCAGCTGTCCGGGCGGGCCGCGGGCAACTGGGTTCAGGACACCGGGACGGCCGACGGGCTGGCCACATCCCTCTCCCTCACCGACGCGCCCGGCACCCAAGTGGCAGCCCTGGCAGTACTCCTGATGGCCGGCGGCGCCCTGCTCGCCCTGTGGAACACGAGTCTCGCCCGCGCCCTGCGAGCCAGCGTCCGCGGACCGGGCTCGGCGCCCGCCTGCGCGGGGGCAGTCGTTCTCGCCGGGCTGCTGACCGCCGTACCGCTGGGCAGTTGGTTCTACCTCGCCCGCCTGACCGCCGCCGGGGCCGACACCCGGTGGGGCGTGTTCGACACCCCCTGGTGGGTGACCGGTAGCGCGGTCACGGTCGTCGGCGCGCTCACTCCTCAGCTCGCCGCTCGCGTACGAACCTCGGTCGCCCGGTCGCGAACCCCGGTCGCGGCGCAGAGGAAGGCAGTCGTACGACGGTTTCCTGGCGCCGGAGCGAGTCGCCGCCTTGCGACGCTCGTGGTCGCCGGATGTCTCGTCGGTGCGGGGGCCGGGTGGGCGGCGATCGGCGGTGAGTTCAGCGCGCCGGTCGTGTCGCGGTCCTCCGGTCGGACGGCGACCGCCCCACCCGCGCCGAGGACCGCCGGTGGGGAGGACCGGACCGTGCCGCTCGGTGAGCTCCCCGACCTGCCACCCGAGTCCGAACGCACACCCGCGATGCGCGCGGACCGGGCCGTCGTGTGCCGAGCGCTGACCCTCGAAGGCACCGCCGCCTTCGCCGATCCCGCGCGCCGCGCCGAGACGGCCGGGCTGCTGGGCGCGGTGGACGACCCGGTCCTGCGGTCCGCGTCCCGGGTGCTGCTGCGTGATCCGTCGGGACCCGTGGACCTCGACGCGGTCGTCGCCTCCGTGCTCCGCTGCGACCTGTTTTTCCGCTATCACCGCTGA
- a CDS encoding aminoglycoside adenylyltransferase family protein, producing the protein MDQTQQIVGLVDDVLGPDVIGTYLHGSSVLGELRPASDLDVLVASRRRMHEQERRALLDGLLQISGSRNNARPVELTVIVQSEVRPWRYPPTGDFLYGEWLRTEYESGQVPQPEPMPDLALLITMALAGDHPLTGPRPADALDPVPQTDLIRASVAGIPGLLDDLNSDTRNVLLTFARIWTTLATGQIKSKDAAADWALAQLPPELRPVLEHARQLYLDCPYSEESWSDALRAQVRPHVDHVLAEINRLYARIPRL; encoded by the coding sequence GTGGATCAGACGCAGCAGATCGTGGGGCTGGTCGACGATGTGCTGGGCCCGGACGTCATCGGCACCTACCTCCACGGCTCCTCCGTACTCGGGGAACTCAGGCCGGCCAGCGATCTGGACGTGCTGGTCGCCTCCCGGCGGCGCATGCACGAGCAGGAGCGACGGGCACTCCTCGATGGACTGCTTCAGATCTCCGGCTCCCGGAACAACGCCCGCCCGGTCGAACTCACCGTGATCGTCCAGTCCGAGGTACGGCCGTGGCGGTATCCGCCGACCGGCGACTTCCTCTACGGCGAGTGGCTGCGCACCGAGTACGAGTCCGGCCAGGTCCCCCAGCCGGAGCCGATGCCCGATCTGGCCCTGCTGATCACCATGGCGCTGGCGGGCGACCACCCCCTCACTGGCCCCCGCCCCGCCGACGCCCTCGACCCCGTTCCGCAGACCGACCTGATCCGGGCGAGCGTGGCGGGCATCCCCGGCCTGCTCGACGACCTGAACAGCGACACACGCAACGTCCTGCTGACCTTCGCCCGCATCTGGACCACGCTCGCCACGGGACAGATCAAGTCGAAGGACGCCGCCGCAGACTGGGCCCTCGCCCAACTCCCGCCCGAACTCCGCCCCGTCCTCGAACACGCCCGGCAGCTCTATCTCGACTGCCCCTATTCCGAGGAGAGTTGGAGCGATGCGTTGCGGGCGCAGGTGCGTCCGCATGTGGACCACGTGCTCGCCGAGATCAACCGGTTGTACGCCCGCATCCCACGGCTGTGA
- a CDS encoding winged helix-turn-helix domain-containing protein: MLRIHFTAADLARVHLAHEPDPVWETLLSLHQLSASRRGLPVFAHWRRTARAGLAAKGLAGPARMLSVLAPASASYWPDFLTPGASAGGLEAAMDELRATPRSRLHRELDRMAGTHRLPRWAHGLGAGDRTVMEEVATAFRLVHRTIVAPDWTGTARTTEADRALRTRTLRDRGVHGLLDSFRPLMVWRPPVLHVRYPEDRDLHLGGRGVRLIPSHFCWKTPIGLADPTLPQVLAYPVAHPPTWAPEVTRDRHAEALATLIGRTRARVLACLDTTATTGEIARRLGISAPSASEHVAVLREVDLAHSRRVGTHVVHTLTPLGAALLSGDLPAQRLESPAEFSPLPAVVRR; encoded by the coding sequence ATGCTGCGCATTCACTTCACAGCCGCGGACCTGGCACGCGTTCACCTGGCCCATGAGCCGGACCCGGTGTGGGAGACCTTGCTGAGCCTGCATCAGCTGAGCGCGTCGAGACGAGGCCTGCCCGTCTTCGCCCACTGGCGGCGCACCGCGCGGGCCGGACTGGCCGCGAAGGGACTGGCGGGGCCGGCCCGGATGCTGTCCGTCCTCGCCCCGGCGTCGGCGAGTTACTGGCCCGATTTCCTGACCCCCGGCGCCTCGGCCGGTGGCCTGGAGGCCGCCATGGACGAACTGCGCGCCACACCCCGGTCACGACTGCACCGGGAACTCGACCGGATGGCCGGGACCCACAGGCTGCCGCGCTGGGCGCACGGTCTCGGCGCGGGCGACCGGACGGTGATGGAGGAGGTCGCGACGGCGTTCCGTCTGGTGCACCGTACGATCGTGGCGCCGGACTGGACCGGAACGGCCAGAACCACCGAGGCCGACCGGGCCCTGCGGACACGCACTCTGCGCGATCGAGGGGTCCACGGACTGCTGGACTCCTTCCGACCGCTGATGGTCTGGCGTCCTCCCGTACTGCACGTGCGCTACCCGGAGGACCGGGATCTGCACCTCGGCGGACGTGGAGTACGGCTGATCCCCTCGCACTTCTGCTGGAAGACGCCCATTGGGCTGGCCGACCCCACCCTGCCCCAGGTCCTCGCCTACCCCGTCGCTCATCCTCCGACCTGGGCGCCGGAGGTCACCCGTGACCGGCACGCCGAGGCACTGGCCACCCTGATCGGCCGGACCCGTGCCCGGGTACTGGCGTGCCTGGACACCACCGCGACCACCGGGGAAATCGCGCGGCGCCTGGGCATCTCGGCCCCGTCGGCGAGCGAACACGTCGCCGTCCTGCGGGAGGTGGACCTCGCGCACAGCCGACGCGTCGGCACCCATGTCGTCCACACCCTCACTCCGCTGGGCGCCGCGCTGCTCAGTGGCGATCTGCCGGCGCAGCGACTGGAGAGCCCGGCCGAGT
- a CDS encoding AfsR/SARP family transcriptional regulator, with amino-acid sequence MEILVKVLGPIEVTDTEGRPVAVGSLRRRELLGRLVAAGGRALPLQVLVDDLWEDPPPTAAGTVRTFVAELRRALEPGRPPRTRSHAIETVGTGYALGIPRAHVDAHRFEDALRAVRDQPSGEVAGVLSEALSWWRGEPYADLESSAWVNAERARLSELHRQAVELRARAVLDLGRGASLVPELEALATAHPWREHAWVLLSHALYQDGRQVDALASLREARARLLDQFGLESVDGLDHLERDILRRAPHLTPAPRDEDRLRLLTRTEATGTYTRLRSMSTVAKAAAVTGGTNLVLAQQQRAAAAAEAERTGDPSLTARVIAAYDVPTIWTRADDPEQSEALVATTRRTLHRLGSGAPPALRARLLATIGLEHRGSRDRWAAEAATEAERLARDLHDPNVLVLALNARFVQSFQHPGRTGERDVIADELIDLSTRHDLPMFEILGHLIKIQVYAARGVAETAQRHVEAAEQLATIHEAPLVHVLTAAFRTMQLAERSNDPAEVAHAYRTVATDLAGAGMPGIEAGIFPLALLSLRIRHRRPAPTDPDLDWGPYRPWTQPLLHLADGNLEAARHAAATLPTPPADHLYDSLWAVNAHTAILLHDESLAAQARDALSALRDEIAGGTTAVITFGAVNDILAALDQYLDRR; translated from the coding sequence ATGGAGATCCTCGTCAAGGTGCTCGGACCGATCGAGGTCACGGATACCGAGGGCCGCCCTGTAGCGGTCGGCAGCCTGCGCCGCCGCGAGCTTCTGGGGCGGCTGGTCGCTGCCGGCGGCCGGGCCCTCCCTCTTCAGGTGCTCGTCGACGATCTCTGGGAGGACCCCCCGCCCACAGCGGCCGGGACGGTCCGCACCTTTGTCGCCGAGCTGCGCCGCGCCCTTGAACCCGGTCGACCTCCGCGGACCCGGTCGCACGCCATCGAGACCGTGGGCACCGGATACGCCCTGGGGATTCCACGGGCCCACGTCGACGCCCACCGCTTCGAGGACGCCCTTCGCGCCGTTCGCGACCAACCCAGCGGGGAGGTTGCCGGTGTGCTGAGCGAAGCCCTCTCGTGGTGGCGGGGTGAGCCGTACGCAGACCTCGAGTCCTCGGCCTGGGTGAACGCCGAGCGCGCCCGCCTGTCGGAACTTCATCGTCAGGCCGTCGAGCTGCGGGCCCGGGCGGTGCTCGACCTCGGACGTGGCGCGTCTCTCGTCCCGGAGCTGGAGGCGCTGGCGACAGCGCACCCGTGGCGGGAGCACGCCTGGGTCCTGCTTTCCCATGCCCTCTACCAAGACGGCCGCCAGGTCGACGCGCTGGCCTCGCTGCGTGAAGCGCGAGCCAGGCTGCTGGATCAGTTCGGGCTGGAATCGGTGGACGGTCTCGACCATCTCGAACGTGACATCCTCCGACGCGCTCCGCACCTCACGCCCGCGCCCCGGGACGAGGACCGGCTACGCCTGCTCACGCGCACGGAAGCGACCGGGACCTACACCCGGCTGCGCTCGATGAGCACCGTCGCCAAGGCCGCCGCGGTGACAGGCGGCACCAACCTGGTCCTCGCCCAGCAGCAACGCGCGGCGGCAGCCGCGGAAGCGGAGCGGACCGGAGACCCCAGTCTGACCGCGCGCGTGATCGCGGCCTACGACGTCCCCACGATCTGGACGCGCGCCGACGATCCCGAACAGTCCGAGGCCCTCGTCGCGACCACCCGACGCACTCTGCACCGTCTCGGATCGGGGGCCCCACCCGCGCTCCGCGCGCGTCTCCTCGCCACCATCGGGCTTGAGCATCGCGGCTCCCGCGACCGCTGGGCCGCCGAGGCGGCGACCGAAGCCGAACGACTCGCCCGAGACCTGCACGACCCCAATGTGCTGGTCCTCGCCCTCAACGCCAGATTCGTGCAGTCCTTCCAGCACCCCGGGCGCACCGGCGAACGCGACGTGATCGCCGATGAGCTCATCGATCTCTCCACGCGACACGATCTCCCGATGTTCGAGATCCTCGGCCATCTGATCAAGATCCAGGTCTACGCAGCCCGTGGCGTCGCTGAGACCGCTCAGCGCCACGTCGAAGCGGCCGAACAACTCGCCACCATCCACGAGGCGCCGCTCGTTCACGTTCTCACCGCCGCTTTCCGGACCATGCAACTGGCAGAACGATCGAACGACCCCGCCGAAGTCGCTCACGCCTATCGCACCGTAGCCACCGATCTCGCCGGCGCCGGCATGCCCGGGATCGAAGCCGGCATCTTCCCGCTCGCGCTTCTCTCACTCCGCATCCGCCACCGACGTCCCGCGCCGACCGACCCCGACCTCGACTGGGGCCCCTACCGTCCCTGGACTCAGCCCCTCCTCCACCTGGCCGACGGCAACCTCGAAGCGGCCCGCCACGCGGCCGCCACCCTGCCTACGCCCCCCGCTGACCACCTGTACGACTCGCTCTGGGCCGTCAACGCACACACGGCGATCCTGCTCCACGACGAATCACTGGCCGCACAAGCGCGCGACGCCCTCTCCGCCCTGCGCGACGAGATCGCGGGCGGAACAACCGCCGTGATCACGTTCGGCGCCGTCAACGACATCCTGGCCGCCCTCGATCAGTACCTCGACCGGCGATGA
- a CDS encoding SDR family oxidoreductase, which produces MNERTALVTGANKGIGKHIARLLAAEGLTVYVGSRDPGRGQRAVEEIGVGARLLVLDVTDPDGVAQAAAQMDRLDVLVNNAGISPSLAPPTDTGVEEYRRTYETNVVGVVAVTNAFLPALRRSPSPRIVNISSGTASLTWSTTPNPQFTPGSGGGGAYRSSKAALNALTVLYAQTLAEDGFKVNALAPGLRATDLNLRAAAAGGDPAEAAQGALRLALLPDDGPTGGFFSWDGTPVPW; this is translated from the coding sequence ATGAATGAACGCACAGCTCTGGTCACCGGTGCCAACAAGGGCATCGGCAAGCATATCGCCCGGCTGCTCGCTGCCGAGGGCCTCACCGTGTACGTGGGCTCCCGTGACCCCGGGCGCGGGCAACGGGCCGTCGAGGAGATCGGAGTCGGCGCCCGTCTGCTGGTCCTCGACGTGACAGATCCCGACGGCGTCGCACAGGCCGCGGCTCAGATGGACCGCTTGGACGTGCTGGTCAACAACGCCGGCATCTCGCCGTCACTCGCCCCGCCGACCGACACCGGCGTTGAGGAGTACCGGCGCACATACGAGACCAATGTGGTCGGGGTAGTGGCGGTGACCAATGCCTTCCTGCCCGCCCTGCGCCGGTCCCCGAGCCCGCGCATAGTCAACATCTCCAGTGGCACTGCGTCGCTGACCTGGAGTACCACCCCCAACCCCCAGTTCACCCCGGGAAGCGGCGGCGGTGGCGCCTACCGGTCGTCCAAGGCCGCCCTCAATGCCCTCACCGTCCTCTACGCCCAGACGCTGGCTGAGGACGGCTTCAAGGTCAACGCGCTCGCCCCTGGCCTGCGGGCCACTGATCTCAACCTCCGGGCCGCCGCTGCCGGCGGCGACCCGGCCGAGGCTGCGCAGGGTGCCCTCCGCCTGGCCCTGCTGCCGGACGACGGCCCCACCGGTGGCTTCTTCTCCTGGGACGGAACGCCCGTGCCCTGGTGA
- a CDS encoding peptidase inhibitor family I36 protein produces MRKRLGVLAAAAAFAGIVVTAPTATAEPNPPNCPKGYFCAYSEPDQRGTLLLSTAGDWSGEIHSVGSVFNNGYVAPGADHIQLVYAYTTSVHHLCLHYNPGPGQYKANIIYATIGKATWRGEC; encoded by the coding sequence GTGCGCAAGCGTTTGGGCGTTCTCGCCGCGGCGGCCGCGTTCGCCGGCATCGTCGTCACCGCTCCCACGGCCACCGCCGAGCCCAACCCGCCCAACTGCCCGAAGGGTTACTTCTGCGCCTACTCCGAGCCGGATCAGCGCGGCACACTGTTGCTGAGTACGGCCGGCGACTGGTCGGGCGAGATCCACAGCGTCGGCTCCGTGTTCAACAACGGATACGTCGCCCCGGGCGCCGACCACATCCAACTCGTCTACGCCTACACCACGTCGGTCCACCACCTGTGCCTGCACTACAACCCGGGCCCGGGCCAGTACAAGGCGAACATCATCTACGCCACGATCGGCAAGGCGACCTGGCGGGGCGAATGCTGA